AAACCCCGTCGGAAGGATAGTCCCTCCTGGGAGAGAGCCAAAGAAGCTGATGAAAATAAGATAAACAGTGCCTTAAAGATGTTCTGGCGATTTATAAGCCAAGGTTTTAAAGTAGACTATGTGCTCATGGACAGCTGGTTCACATGTGAGGCCTTCATTGATGCAGTCAGACGGGTAAAGAAGCAAAATTTGCATCTTATAGGCATGTATAAATTTTGTAAGACCCGGTTTGATTATTCCGGCCAGCAGTTAACGCACAAACAAATACGCAATATACTTGGCAAGGCAAAAAGATGCAGAAAGCTTGGGTTCCATTACAAAGAAACAGTGGTCGATTACAAAGGCAAGCCATTAAAGATATTCTTTAGCCGCCAGGGAAAAAACGGCAAGTGGAAAGTATTTGTCACCACTGATACCGGCTTGTCGTTTATTAAAATGATCGAGATATATCAAATTCGTTGGTCTATAGAGGTTTTCTTTAAGGAATCCAAGCAGCTGTTGGGACTTGGAAGATGTCAGGCCAATGATTTTGATAGCCAAATTGCCGATACAACAATTACCATGATACAGCATATTTTGCTCACATTAAGATACCGATTTGACCATTA
This DNA window, taken from Bacteroidales bacterium, encodes the following:
- a CDS encoding transposase, coding for MSNHIKARKDAFYRLKNNPGICWRMILWLFASKFIKVSQKPCSVDKGSKCMIFDDSTLAKTGQYIEKVSRVWDHVANRAILGYKLLTMGYWDGTSFIPVDFSLHREKGKNKDKPYGLKKSKYRKQYRKPRRKDSPSWERAKEADENKINSALKMFWRFISQGFKVDYVLMDSWFTCEAFIDAVRRVKKQNLHLIGMYKFCKTRFDYSGQQLTHKQIRNILGKAKRCRKLGFHYKETVVDYKGKPLKIFFSRQGKNGKWKVFVTTDTGLSFIKMIEIYQIRWSIEVFFKESKQLLGLGRCQANDFDSQIADTTITMIQHILLTLRYRFDHYESKGALFKDIEEDIIQYRLSERLWALFIELVRIIEILYDEIDSMDIMVKLFNDQKAYEILKRVLPPEVEAEYAA